One Gossypium raimondii isolate GPD5lz chromosome 3, ASM2569854v1, whole genome shotgun sequence genomic window carries:
- the LOC105795998 gene encoding uncharacterized protein LOC105795998, with amino-acid sequence MEASGGDDREGRDEISLLAEELVQLSVKGSKVVPSSKPTLICTVWTEKIYNPDSFKAHMKGIWKTRKKFEIQVAGQNLFLIIFELEEDLESILEGRPWLFRKSLILFDRLSQAMERDPIKLTSSPFWIKIESCSPEFDKKDLLHAIGGTFGGVLRSEVSEEICRLKINLDAQKPLKRGIFVSTGYVSKVWIPFKYENLPLFCFGCGRMRHGLSNCTQIPPEKKK; translated from the coding sequence ATGGAAGCAAGTGGTGGCGACGACCGAGAGGGGAGGGATGAGATCTCTCTTCTTGCTGAAGAACTAGTACAGTTATCAGTCAAAGGCTCGAAGGTGGTACCCAGTTCCAAACCTACACTGATATGTACGGTTTGGACAGAAAAGATTTATAACCCAGATAGCTTTAAGGCTCATATGAAAGGTATATGGAAGACAAGGAAAAAGTTTGAGATACAGGTGGCGggacaaaatttatttctaataataTTTGAGTTGGAAGAAGATCTGGAATCGATTTTGGAGGGGAGGCCTTGGCTTTTTCGGAAAAGTTTAATTCTGTTTGACAGACTTAGTCAAGCGATGGAGAGGGATCCGATCAAGCTTACTTCATCCccattttggataaaaattgaatCGTGTTCTCCAGAATTCGATAAAAAAGATTTATTGCATGCTATTGGTGGAACGTTTGGTGGGGTTCTCAGATCTGAAGTTAGTGAAGAAATTTGTCGactcaaaattaatttagacGCCCAGAAACCACTTAAAAGAGGTATTTTTGTCTCTACTGGTTATGTTAGTAAAGTTTGGATCCCTTTTAAGTATGAAAATCTGCCATTGTTCTGTTTTGGATGTGGAAGAATGAGGCATGGGTTGAGCAACTGCACTCAGATACcacctgaaaaaaaaaagtaa
- the LOC105794947 gene encoding zinc finger protein CONSTANS-LIKE 12 translates to MEPLCDFCRGVRAVVYCKSDSARLCLRCDGCVHSANLLSCRHARSLLCEKCNSQSSIVRCLDERLSLCQDCDWNGNGCLSLGHRREPLNCYTGCPSMAEFRRIWSSVLDASSRGGFDTGLSQPGNDDCFANCSDQREQGASFGSAGTKLSELDSSSKLKPCMESSCLISTNANCMPYCGDQESLFSEDMPKGYSELKDFKVPDGDDLCEGLIMNDFQLTFETADEILGCSQAQTRCQFGNVGTDSILMEKTLSVTESDGPIETTLEASSSVKKDCVPFPSSQVGGLASMMASMIGTSNCMLINPGCNINLGYPVGQIPSTMAHSLSTIAVENSPADYQDCGLAPVFLTGESPWESNLEVSCPQARDKAKIRYNEKKKTRIFGKQIRYASRKARADTRKRVKGRFVKAGEAYDYDPLVPRNF, encoded by the exons ATGGAACCTCTATGCGATTTTTGTCGAGGGGTAAGAGCAGTAGTTTACTGTAAATCGGATTCAGCTCGGCTTTGTTTGAGATGCGATGGGTGTGTTCACTCTGCAAATCTGTTGTCATGTAGACATGCTCGTTCACTTTTGTGTGAGAAATGTAATTCTCAGTCTTCCATAGTCCGATGCTTGGATGAGAGATTGTCTCTTTGTCAAGATTGTGATTGGAATGGCAATGGTTGTTTGAGTTTGGGACATAGGCGCGAGCCCTTGAATTGTTATACCGGTTGTCCTTCGATGGCCGAGTTTAGACGAATCTGGTCTTCAGTTCTTGATGCTTCTTCTCGTGGCGGTTTTGATACTGGTTTGTCACAGCCCGGTAATGATGATTGTTTTGCTAACTGTTCGGATCAAAGAGAACAAGGGGCCTCATTTGGATCGGCTGGTACCAAGTTGAGTGAATTAGATTCTAGTTCTAAGCTAAAGCCATGTATGGAGTCATCTTGTTTGATATCAACAAATGCAAATTGCATGCCTTACTGTGGAGATCAAGAATCACTTTTCTCAGAGGATATGCCAAAG GGTTATTCTGAACTCAAAGATTTCAAGGTTCCTGATGGCGATGATCTTTGTGAGGGTCTTATCATGAATGATTTTCAACTAACCTTTGAGACTGCAGATGAGATATTGGGCTGTTCACAAGCTCAAACTAGATGCCAGTTTGGGAATGTTGGGACAGACAGCATTTTGATGGAGAAAACCTTATCAGTAACTGAATCAGATGGTCCTATTGAGACTACATTAGAG GCATCATCATCAGTAAAAAAGGACTGCGTGCCTTTTCCATCCTCACAAGTTGGTGGATTAGCTAGCATGATGGCTTCCATGATTGGCACTTCCAATTGCATGCTTATCAATCCTGGTTGTAACATCAATCTAGGATATCCTGTTGGTCAAATTCCTTCAACCATGGCTCATTCATTATCCACCATTGCAGTGGAAAATAGCCCTGCTGATTATCAAGACTGCGGATTAGCACCTGTTTTTCTAACTGGTGAATCCCCATGGGAATCAAATTTGGAAGTTAGTTGTCCACAAGCAAGGGACAAAGCAAAGATAAGAtacaatgaaaaaaagaaaacgcGGAT aTTCGGTAAGCAAATAAGATATGCTTCCCGTAAAGCTAGAGCTGACACTAGGAAACGTGTGAAGGGTCGATTTGTGAAAGCAGGCGAAGCATATGATTATGATCCTCTTGTGCCACGAAATTTCTAA